In Microvirga sp. 17 mud 1-3, the genomic window CAGCCTCATCGAGATATCGGTTCAGCAGGGTGTTTGCCAGTTCCTGTTGCTTCCGGTGCCACAGATCCATCAGTAGAAAGGCCAGATCATACAGCACGTCGATGGTCGCAAGGTTCTCGTCGAATTCGAGGCAGTCGAACAGGGTAGGGGCGCCACGCCACAGGCAGATGTTGCGGAGAATGAGGTCTCCATGGCAGCGACGAATCTTGCCTGACTGGCGGCGTCGTTCGAGCTCTTCCGAATGGGTTTCGAGGGCCTGCCGGAATTTTTGGGAGAGCGTGGCGGCGACTTCGTCCGGAACGAGCATGGTGGCGCGGAGCGAACGCTCGTTGATCTCAAGGACGTCCGCAACGCCCTTGACCCCTCCATGCTTCAGGCTGATGGCCGCCTCTTGGTGAAAGATCGCAATGCGGTGTGCAAGGTCTGCCATAATCGCAGGCGTGAGAGAGTTTCTCTGGGCCATGCGGTCGAACAGACATTCCTGGTCGAACCGGTGCATTTCCACTAGGGTATCGACCAATGGTCCCGTGCCATCCAGCACCAGCCGACCATCCGCCTCGCGCGTGATGGTGCGGACATTCATGTAGAGTTCCGGGGCCGTGCGGCGGTTGAGGGTAAGCTCCTTCAGGCAGGCTGTATGCCTTTGCTGCGCCGTGGAATAGTCGAGATAGGGAAAGCGAACCGCCCGCTTCAGTTTGTAGGCCCTGTCCCCTGCCAGGAAGATAATCGAGGCATGGGTCGTCATGACCTCCACAGGCGAGCGCGCTCCAAAGAGCCTCTTCAGGAACGCAATGGTTTCGACTTGCTTATCGATGGGCACCGCTGCCGCTCTGCGTCATGGGAAAAGATCCCGGGTGCCGGGCCCTGTCGCTCAGAGTCTGAGCGAAAACGTCCGACACGTCGAGAATCGTAAGCCGATCGGAAAGGGCGGCCACGAACTCAGGTGTCTGAGGAATTGTATTCGCCAGGAGTACCGTGTCGATTGCCGGCTGGGTCAGGTTGGCAAGTGCGGCCGGCCCGCCGACGCCATGCGTAGCCGCGACGATCACCCGCTTTGCGCCATGCTCACGGCATTGTCCTGCGACCCGCGCCATCGTCGTGCCTGTGCTGATCAGGTCGTCCAGAATGACCGCCGTACAGCCGGAGACGTCTCCTGCGAAGAGATCGCCCGAAACCCGGCCCATGCTGCGCTGCTTGTCGGCGAGACCCTTGGAAACCGGGCGGCCAAGGTGCTCTTCCAGCACCTGGCGGAACAGTTCGGCCCGCTTGGCCCCCCCGATATCGGGCGATACGACAGCAAGCGAGGTGTTGCCGGCTATGGCGGCAACATGGCGGCTGAAGGCAAGGTAGGCGTCGAGGTGGGTCGTGTTGCAGCGGAATGCATTCTGAAATGCGGCGAGGTTATGGACCTCCATGGTCACGAGCCAATCGGCTCCGACCGCCTCAAACAGCTGGCCGATGTAGCGCGTCGTGATGGGATCGTAGGGTTTGGTCTGCCGATCCTTGCGGGCATAGCAGAGATAGGGAGCGACAACTGTAACGCGAGCGGCACCCGCATCCTTCAGTGCCCCCACGAAGAAGAGCAGGCGGCAGAGCCTGTCGTTGACGCTCTGACTGGAGCTGCCATGAAGACCGGCGATTACCTGGACATCTCTGCGGCGCACGTCGACGAGAGGTCTGGTCTTATGTTCCCCGTCTTCGAAATCACGCTCCTCATGGGGCTGAAGCGACTGGCCCATGTGGTGAGCGATGCGTTCTCCAAGATCAGTCGCTGACTTCAATGCGAACAGCAGCGGTTGGTTGTCGGCTGGTTGGGCAGGGAGCGGAGTCCATGCACTCGCCAGCCTTTCGGCATGTATCGGCCGAAGCGCTAAGCCGCCGAAGAGGCCATCCACGGCTTTTCCATCTCCTGAAAGAGGTGCAAGAACGATTTCCACCCTGACCCGATGGTGATCGGCTGCATATGCCTCGAACTCCGCCAGGACCGGCTCGGCGCACCGCTGCACAAGCCCAGAAAGCCGTCGAAGCCTGACAGCCCCACGTCGCCGCGGTGCTTTGGCCAGAACGACGACGCCGTGATCACACGCCCCCATCAGGTTCTCGAATGCGGCTCCTCCGAACATCAGGACCGGCGCATTTGCTTGGGGATCTAGTTGGAGGATGAACCCGTTCCCGGCTGCTTCGCCAAGGTCGGGTACGGCAACCTCCTGAAGCTTCGGTGCGACACGGCCACTGCGCTTATCTTTCCAATAGTCAAACAGCCAAGAGAGAGCTTCGTCCTTCGGTTGGGGGGCAAAATCCAACCGCTCGAAGAGTCTTCGAAGGGTCGGATCTGTCGTTGCGAAGGTCGTCATAGCGCATCCAGTCTGGAGGGGTACTCATCTCGGCGAGCAGCCAAGTTTGACCGGTCTCCCAGCCGTTCCGCTCGAGGGGAGCTCCTCGGCATTATTGTTGCTGGAAGCTAGCCGCCTCTGCATACCAATACATTGACAATGGTCATGGAAAACCGGCGGCTGGCTGAGACGTTGATCTCATGCGACAATGCCACGACAATTCCGTCCGGTGCGACATATGTTCAACGGCACCTGCGCAAACGCACCGACACTTGCGGCGAAGGTTCACTTCCTCGGCAAGTCATCGTCCTATCCTTATCGGCCCGATCAAGTTGTCGCGAAGGAGACCCACATGTCATGGGTGTTCCTCGCAGGCGAGAGGGTGTTCAAGCTGAAGAAGCCTGTTCGCTATCCCTATCTTGATTTTTCGACCCTGGAGGCTCGCGAGCGATATTGCCGTGAAGAGACACGATTGAACCGTCGGCTTGCGCCCGGAATCTATCAGGGCGTTGTCCCTCTGACCTGTTCGTCCACGGGAGTGATGGCCCTAGGAGGGGAAGGGGAGATTGTAGATTGGCTCGTCGAGATGCAGCGCCTGCCCGCCGATTGCATGCTTGACGTCCGCCTGAAGGAAGGACGCGTGGGCCAGGAGGAAGTTGGCCGACTTGCCCAGGTTCTGGCGAACTTTTACCGGCACGCCGAGCACCCCTCCGTCGATCCGGATATGCTCTTCCGGCACTTTACCCAGGAAATAGCCGAGAACCGGACCGTACTTCTGCGCCCTGATCTGTGGCCGGACGTATCCAAGGCGTCGGCGCTTCTCGATCAGCTTGATGCGGCGCTCGGGAAGATCCGCCCTCGTTTGCGAGAGAGGTCCCAATCGGGCTGCATCGTCGATGGTCACGGCGATCTGCGACCGGAGCATATCTGCCTGGCAAATCCCATCGTGATCTTCGATTGTCTCGAGTTTAACCGGGAT contains:
- the prs gene encoding ribose-phosphate diphosphokinase, which produces MTTFATTDPTLRRLFERLDFAPQPKDEALSWLFDYWKDKRSGRVAPKLQEVAVPDLGEAAGNGFILQLDPQANAPVLMFGGAAFENLMGACDHGVVVLAKAPRRRGAVRLRRLSGLVQRCAEPVLAEFEAYAADHHRVRVEIVLAPLSGDGKAVDGLFGGLALRPIHAERLASAWTPLPAQPADNQPLLFALKSATDLGERIAHHMGQSLQPHEERDFEDGEHKTRPLVDVRRRDVQVIAGLHGSSSQSVNDRLCRLLFFVGALKDAGAARVTVVAPYLCYARKDRQTKPYDPITTRYIGQLFEAVGADWLVTMEVHNLAAFQNAFRCNTTHLDAYLAFSRHVAAIAGNTSLAVVSPDIGGAKRAELFRQVLEEHLGRPVSKGLADKQRSMGRVSGDLFAGDVSGCTAVILDDLISTGTTMARVAGQCREHGAKRVIVAATHGVGGPAALANLTQPAIDTVLLANTIPQTPEFVAALSDRLTILDVSDVFAQTLSDRARHPGSFPMTQSGSGAHR